GCGAGGAGGTGGGGCTTTGATGAAAAAAGGAAAATTAAAATATTACCCGAAATATGGGCATTGGAAAATCGTAGATAAAAAGTGTACACTACATGATCCAGACCCCTTTTATACCTCTATAGCAATTAAATTATATGGAATGTATATAAATTGTATCATCTCTTACATTACAGAAAACATTATAAAAAAACCTGGCTGGTACGTTCAATTTCTAGATGCCACTTTTGCTCTTGATAAATCACAAACCTATGAAATCGAGTATAATATTGACGAGGATTTACTTTGTCCTTTCTAAAAAATTAATGGGTATTCTTTTATGAGGATACCCTTTTTCTTTTTCTGATAAGGAAAAATAATTTGATTAAAAACAAATATAGTTAATTTATTTTGAAAAATTACCATATTAAATCGGTATATTTATGATAAAATAATGTGAAAAATTAAGTAATTTTAATTTGCAAGTTCACAGCTGAACCTGGTATGATTTTCTTATCGTCTTTATCGGGCAGCTCAACGATTACTTCATCTATTGTTTTTCGGCCTGTGAGCAGATCGAAAAACTTGCTGTCATCCTTCTGGCTGAGATTGATGTCAGTCAGATCAGTCTGTAAATCGAGATCCAGCATGACCACCGAGTAGTCGGCATTGGCTAGTTCCTCTGCTATGACTGTGGTCAGAATTGTCTTTCCGATACCGCCCTTTCGGTTAGAGATACTTATTGCTTTTAGCTCGAGTGTGCTTTCAGCTTTAGTTGTTATTATCTGTTTAGGCACTTTAGTTTCCTCCTCTCTCTACGTAAACAGTTTACGTCTACGTTTACTTTATTATTTTGTTAGTAGA
This is a stretch of genomic DNA from Halanaerobiales bacterium. It encodes these proteins:
- a CDS encoding AAA family ATPase, yielding MPKQIITTKAESTLELKAISISNRKGGIGKTILTTVIAEELANADYSVVMLDLDLQTDLTDINLSQKDDSKFFDLLTGRKTIDEVIVELPDKDDKKIIPGSAVNLQIKIT